One stretch of Prosthecobacter dejongeii DNA includes these proteins:
- the recD2 gene encoding SF1B family DNA helicase RecD2 → MNRDANPAPTETLHGLVERVVYHTEDTGYCILKVIPQGRREAVSLIGKSPRVVAGEQFEAQGRWEATREYGQQFKADTLKLTRPDSSEGIEKYLGSGLIEGIGPAYAKRLVKKFGKGIFEIIENESSKLEGVEGIGKKRRQEIRESWMKQKSVHNIMLFLHQNGISSSRALRIHKTYGEEALSVLTTNPYRLAQDIHGIGFKTADSIAHQMGVAKDAPERLRAGLLHVLETAASSGHCCLPEGRVMEQTAQLLGAADSLLQPEVETLITASQLERHALNGQSFLYLPYLRAAEQSIARSIATLVSFPPAYPRMDVEAAMAKAAQDTGKVLAESQQRAVKEALKNRCLIITGGPGVGKTTILRTILTVLRDQKVKMVLAAPTGRAAKRLNESTGLEAKTLHRLLEYQGLGNWGRHNGHPLTGDLFVVDECSMLDAPLMAQFLSALPAGAHLLLVGDADQLPSVGPGMVLNDLISSGKVPCVQLTEIFRQAATSRIITSAHEINRGCVPDLKPQRESDFFFLETQSPEETRDLIVQLAHQRLPAKYKFDPIQDIQVLTPMNRHWLGTRSLNESLQSALNPAHEMKYELERFQTTYRVGDKVIQTHNNYDKEVFNGDIGHIVTIETDPLKLSVRFEGDRLVDYEPGELDELQLAYALTIHKSQGSEFPCVIIPVSTQHYVLLERSLIYTAVTRAKKLVVLVGDPRALSMAVGRQESRKRWTGLKELL, encoded by the coding sequence ATGAATCGCGATGCCAACCCTGCCCCCACAGAGACCCTGCATGGGCTGGTGGAGCGGGTGGTGTATCACACGGAAGACACGGGCTACTGCATCCTGAAGGTGATCCCCCAGGGGCGGCGGGAGGCCGTGAGCCTCATCGGCAAATCTCCGCGTGTAGTGGCGGGTGAGCAGTTTGAAGCCCAGGGCCGCTGGGAGGCCACGCGGGAGTATGGACAGCAATTTAAGGCGGACACGCTGAAGCTGACGCGGCCAGACTCCAGCGAGGGCATCGAAAAGTACTTGGGCAGCGGTTTGATCGAAGGCATCGGCCCGGCGTATGCGAAGCGGTTGGTGAAAAAATTCGGCAAAGGCATCTTCGAGATCATCGAGAATGAATCCTCAAAACTGGAAGGCGTGGAGGGCATCGGCAAAAAGCGCCGACAGGAGATTCGTGAATCGTGGATGAAGCAGAAGTCTGTGCATAACATCATGCTCTTTCTGCATCAGAACGGCATCAGCTCTTCCCGGGCGCTGCGCATTCACAAGACCTATGGGGAAGAGGCGCTGTCCGTGCTGACGACCAATCCTTATCGCCTCGCCCAGGACATCCACGGCATCGGTTTTAAAACGGCGGATAGCATCGCACATCAAATGGGCGTGGCCAAAGATGCTCCCGAACGTCTGCGTGCAGGTCTGCTGCATGTGCTGGAGACGGCGGCCAGCAGCGGCCACTGCTGCCTGCCAGAAGGACGGGTCATGGAGCAGACGGCGCAGCTTCTGGGCGCGGCAGATTCCTTGTTGCAGCCGGAGGTGGAAACACTCATCACCGCTTCGCAACTGGAGCGCCATGCGCTGAATGGGCAGAGCTTTCTTTATCTGCCCTACCTGCGCGCGGCGGAGCAAAGCATCGCCCGCTCCATCGCCACGCTGGTATCTTTCCCGCCCGCTTACCCTCGAATGGATGTGGAGGCTGCGATGGCGAAGGCTGCCCAGGATACCGGCAAGGTACTGGCCGAAAGCCAACAGCGCGCCGTCAAAGAGGCCCTGAAAAATCGCTGCCTCATCATCACCGGCGGCCCAGGGGTGGGCAAGACGACCATCCTGCGTACCATCCTCACAGTACTGCGAGATCAAAAGGTGAAGATGGTGCTGGCTGCACCGACGGGCCGTGCGGCGAAACGGCTGAATGAGAGCACAGGCCTGGAAGCGAAGACATTGCATCGTTTGTTAGAATATCAGGGTCTGGGAAACTGGGGACGGCACAATGGCCATCCGCTGACGGGCGACCTTTTTGTGGTGGATGAGTGCTCCATGCTGGATGCGCCGCTGATGGCACAGTTCCTCTCGGCCCTGCCCGCAGGGGCGCATCTGCTGCTGGTGGGAGATGCAGACCAGCTCCCCTCCGTGGGCCCGGGCATGGTGCTGAATGACCTCATCTCCAGTGGCAAGGTGCCCTGCGTGCAGCTCACGGAAATCTTCCGCCAGGCTGCCACCAGCCGCATCATCACCAGTGCGCATGAGATCAATCGTGGCTGTGTGCCGGACCTGAAACCGCAGCGGGAGAGCGACTTCTTTTTCTTGGAGACTCAATCGCCGGAAGAAACCCGCGACCTCATTGTGCAACTGGCGCACCAGCGCCTGCCTGCAAAGTATAAGTTTGATCCCATCCAGGACATCCAGGTGCTGACGCCGATGAATCGCCATTGGTTAGGCACGCGCAGCCTCAATGAATCTCTGCAATCGGCCCTCAACCCGGCGCATGAGATGAAGTATGAACTGGAGCGTTTCCAGACCACTTACCGAGTGGGGGACAAGGTCATCCAGACGCACAACAACTACGACAAAGAAGTCTTCAATGGCGACATCGGCCATATCGTCACCATTGAGACCGATCCGCTGAAACTCAGCGTCCGCTTTGAGGGAGATCGCCTAGTGGACTATGAGCCAGGGGAGCTGGATGAGCTGCAACTGGCCTACGCCCTCACCATTCATAAAAGCCAGGGCAGCGAGTTTCCCTGCGTCATCATTCCCGTGAGCACCCAGCATTATGTCTTGCTAGAGCGTAGCCTCATCTACACCGCCGTCACACGGGCGAAAAAGCTGGTGGTGCTGGTGGGGGATCCACGCGCCCTCAGCATGGCCGTGGGCAGGCAGGAAAGCCGGAAACGCTGGACGGGGCTAAAGGAGCTGCTGTGA
- a CDS encoding TerC family protein: MSWVSSPEAWIALATLTVMEIVLGIDNIVFISILVDKLPVAERARARFLGLAFAMVTRILLLLSITWVMQLKNPLFAVFSHQISGKDLILILGGLFLLWKSTKEIHHKIEGAHEEAHTASKGRAALSSILIQIAILDIVFSLDSVITAVGMVDDIMVMVIAVMIAVGFMMVFAGTVSDFISRHPTVKVLALSFLLLIGTTLIAEGFHVHFQKGYVYFAMAFSIMVEFLNIRMKSKAEKKAAALAAGK; the protein is encoded by the coding sequence ATGTCTTGGGTTTCTAGCCCGGAGGCATGGATCGCGCTCGCCACTCTGACGGTGATGGAGATCGTCCTGGGGATTGATAACATCGTCTTCATTTCCATCCTGGTGGATAAGCTACCTGTGGCCGAGCGCGCCCGTGCCCGCTTCCTGGGCTTGGCCTTTGCGATGGTCACCCGCATTCTTCTGCTGCTCTCTATTACTTGGGTCATGCAGCTCAAAAACCCGCTCTTTGCCGTTTTCAGCCATCAGATTTCGGGTAAGGACCTCATCCTGATCCTGGGTGGTCTATTCCTCCTGTGGAAGAGCACCAAGGAAATTCACCACAAGATCGAAGGTGCCCACGAAGAGGCCCACACCGCCAGCAAAGGCCGCGCAGCCCTGAGTTCCATCCTCATCCAGATCGCCATTCTAGACATCGTCTTCTCGCTGGATTCTGTCATCACCGCCGTCGGCATGGTGGATGACATCATGGTCATGGTCATCGCTGTGATGATCGCTGTCGGCTTCATGATGGTGTTCGCGGGCACGGTGAGTGACTTCATCAGCAGGCACCCGACCGTGAAGGTGCTGGCACTTTCTTTCCTCCTGCTCATCGGCACCACGCTGATTGCGGAGGGCTTCCACGTTCACTTCCAGAAAGGCTACGTCTATTTTGCCATGGCCTTCTCCATCATGGTGGAGTTTCTGAACATTCGCATGAAGAGCAAGGCCGAGAAAAAAGCCGCTGCTCTGGCCGCAGGGAAGTAA
- a CDS encoding Hsp20/alpha crystallin family protein produces the protein MKLARYTPSFDLGRVADFDQWLRHPFAGFPAVGQLLGDFLPGVAGRLAADVYEDQDNYYARFELPGVKKEDVKVEVHDRLLTVSTQRQTKDEGQEESYSLSRSISVPESVRADAIAAKMEDGILTVTLPKQEERKPKLIQVN, from the coding sequence ATGAAACTCGCACGTTACACTCCTTCCTTTGATCTCGGTCGAGTCGCCGACTTTGACCAATGGCTGCGTCATCCGTTTGCTGGTTTCCCCGCCGTGGGCCAGCTCCTCGGTGACTTTCTGCCCGGCGTTGCCGGTCGCCTCGCTGCCGATGTCTATGAGGACCAGGACAACTACTACGCCCGCTTTGAACTTCCCGGTGTGAAGAAGGAAGACGTGAAGGTGGAGGTACATGACCGCCTCCTCACCGTCTCCACCCAGCGCCAAACGAAGGACGAAGGGCAGGAGGAATCCTACAGCCTCAGCCGCTCCATCTCCGTTCCGGAAAGCGTCCGTGCCGATGCCATCGCCGCGAAGATGGAAGACGGCATCCTCACCGTGACCCTGCCGAAGCAGGAAGAGAGGAAACCCAAGCTGATCCAAGTCAACTAA
- a CDS encoding Hsp20/alpha crystallin family protein has product MNATCCNPASTATQSAPSVGVTESLQKPLYNVIGNADAYEVRVELPGVAKSGVKIDLEDNVLSIRGERQSATPEGWKTLHRELSTLGYQLRLRLNTPVDEDKLTANLENGVLTLKLPLKEAAKPRRIEVQ; this is encoded by the coding sequence ATGAACGCTACCTGCTGCAACCCTGCCTCCACCGCCACTCAATCTGCCCCTAGCGTGGGCGTGACAGAGAGCCTGCAAAAACCCCTCTACAACGTCATCGGCAATGCCGATGCCTACGAAGTCCGTGTCGAACTGCCTGGGGTCGCCAAGAGCGGTGTCAAGATTGACCTGGAGGATAATGTGCTCTCCATCCGTGGCGAGCGCCAGTCGGCCACCCCTGAAGGCTGGAAAACGCTCCATCGCGAGCTCTCCACCCTCGGTTACCAACTCCGACTGCGTCTCAACACGCCCGTGGATGAGGACAAGCTGACCGCCAACCTCGAAAATGGGGTGCTGACGCTGAAGCTCCCCCTCAAGGAAGCCGCCAAGCCTCGCCGGATCGAAGTCCAATAA